A single region of the Geobacillus subterraneus genome encodes:
- the nasC gene encoding assimilatory nitrate reductase catalytic subunit NasC — translation MTNELLRYFRAKEKERASETAAATQCPFCSVQCTLQLVEERIVERRRYKAIPTDNPTSHGRLCVKGMHAHQHALHPERLLFPLAKVNGRFVRVSWDEALAMIAERIDSIQNEDGADAFAVYGGGSLTNEEAYLLGKFARVALGTRHIDYNGRFCMSAAAAAMNDAFGLDRGLTNPLSDIPLAGTIILAGTNVAECQPTLMPYFYEAKKNGAFMIVVDPRQTRTAEMADLHLRLKPGTDAALADGLAKVLLEEGYVDETFVRERTAGFAEWKQHIAAVDIDEVVRVTDVPAEKIRLAARKYGEAAEAIVLTARGLEQQADGYVAVRSWINVVLATGKIGRPGSGFGSITGQGNGQGGREHGQKADQLPGYRSIEHPEHRQHIASVWGVSPDELPRKGVSAYEMIKKIATGEITGLFVMGSNPVVSSPNAAFVAKALQKLKFLVVADLFLSETAELADLVLPVSSYLEDEGTVTNVEGRVCWRPAARKRPGEVKHDWEILCAIAHKLGKGQYFSFASAEDIFNELRLASRGGKADYYGVTYERLRRERVYWPCPDPSHPGTARLFAERFAHPDGRARFAVLPSGAEKEETDELYPLYLTTGRVLAHYLSGTQTRRSPALAARQLEAIMDIHPKTAKQYRIGPGMLVRIETRRGTAVVRSRYNDQIREDTIFVPFHWSGLQQINNVTADELDPYCRMPAFKRCAARVRPVVDLGRN, via the coding sequence ATGACGAATGAGTTGTTGCGCTATTTTCGGGCGAAGGAAAAAGAGCGAGCATCGGAAACGGCCGCGGCTACGCAGTGCCCGTTTTGCAGCGTCCAATGCACGCTTCAGCTTGTCGAAGAGCGGATTGTGGAACGGCGCCGCTACAAGGCGATTCCGACCGATAACCCAACATCGCACGGCCGTCTTTGCGTAAAAGGGATGCACGCCCATCAGCATGCTCTCCACCCGGAGCGGCTTCTGTTTCCACTTGCCAAGGTGAACGGCCGGTTTGTGCGGGTGAGCTGGGACGAGGCGCTTGCTATGATCGCAGAACGGATTGATTCCATTCAAAACGAAGACGGGGCGGATGCGTTTGCCGTCTACGGCGGCGGTTCGCTGACGAATGAAGAGGCATATTTGCTTGGGAAATTCGCCCGCGTGGCGCTCGGGACGCGGCATATTGACTACAACGGCCGCTTTTGTATGTCGGCGGCTGCCGCGGCGATGAACGATGCGTTTGGGCTTGATCGGGGCTTGACGAACCCGCTGTCCGACATCCCGCTTGCTGGTACGATCATTTTAGCGGGCACTAATGTCGCGGAATGCCAGCCGACATTGATGCCATATTTTTACGAGGCGAAGAAAAACGGCGCCTTTATGATTGTCGTGGATCCGCGGCAAACGAGGACAGCGGAGATGGCGGATTTGCATTTGCGGCTGAAACCAGGAACCGATGCAGCGTTGGCCGACGGATTAGCAAAAGTGCTGCTTGAGGAAGGATATGTCGATGAAACGTTCGTGCGCGAACGGACAGCCGGGTTTGCCGAATGGAAACAGCATATCGCGGCAGTAGATATTGACGAGGTCGTCCGCGTGACCGATGTACCGGCCGAGAAAATTCGCCTAGCGGCAAGGAAGTACGGGGAGGCGGCCGAAGCGATCGTGCTCACCGCCCGTGGCCTTGAACAGCAAGCCGACGGGTATGTGGCTGTAAGAAGCTGGATTAATGTCGTATTGGCCACAGGGAAAATCGGCCGCCCCGGTTCAGGATTTGGTTCCATCACCGGGCAAGGGAATGGGCAAGGTGGACGCGAGCATGGGCAAAAAGCCGACCAACTGCCCGGCTACCGGAGCATTGAACATCCAGAACATCGCCAACATATCGCGAGCGTATGGGGCGTTTCGCCGGATGAGCTGCCGCGAAAAGGGGTGTCGGCGTATGAAATGATAAAAAAAATCGCCACCGGAGAGATTACCGGGTTGTTTGTCATGGGGTCGAACCCGGTTGTCTCGAGTCCGAACGCCGCATTTGTCGCCAAGGCGCTGCAAAAACTGAAGTTTCTTGTGGTCGCTGACTTGTTTTTGTCAGAAACGGCCGAGCTGGCCGATCTCGTTTTGCCTGTCTCGTCGTATTTGGAAGATGAAGGGACAGTGACGAACGTCGAAGGGCGAGTATGCTGGCGGCCGGCAGCGCGGAAACGGCCAGGGGAAGTAAAACACGATTGGGAAATTTTATGCGCGATCGCTCACAAGCTTGGCAAAGGCCAGTACTTCTCCTTCGCCTCGGCTGAAGACATTTTTAACGAACTTCGGCTCGCCAGTCGCGGCGGCAAGGCGGATTATTACGGGGTGACGTATGAGCGGCTGCGTCGCGAACGTGTGTATTGGCCTTGCCCGGATCCTAGCCATCCCGGGACAGCGCGGCTGTTTGCCGAACGGTTTGCCCATCCGGACGGCAGGGCACGGTTTGCTGTTCTCCCGTCTGGAGCGGAAAAAGAGGAGACGGATGAATTATATCCGCTTTATTTAACGACCGGGCGAGTGCTCGCTCATTACTTGAGCGGAACGCAGACGCGGCGCAGCCCGGCGCTGGCGGCCCGGCAGCTGGAGGCAATCATGGACATCCATCCGAAGACGGCCAAACAATACCGGATCGGCCCGGGCATGCTTGTGCGCATTGAAACACGGCGCGGCACGGCGGTCGTCCGCAGCCGTTACAACGACCAAATTCGCGAGGATACGATTTTTGTTCCGTTCCATTGGAGCGGTTTGCAGCAAATTAACAACGTAACGGCCGATGAACTTGACCCTTATTGCCGGATGCCGGCGTTTAAGCGCTGTGCGGCCCGGGTGCGGCCGGTTGTTGATTTAGGGAGAAACTAG
- a CDS encoding nitrate/nitrite transporter — protein sequence MKMKSFWRAGHAPTLLSSFLYFDISFMIWNLLGALGAFAAEQFALTPVEKGLMVAIPVLGGALLRIPMGMLADRWGGKRAGLLGMVITAVPLVWGWQFADRMTDVYALGFLLGVGGASFAVALPLASRWYPKEYQGLVMGIAGAGNSGTVLATLFGPRLAEVYGWNAVFGWALVPLATVFFLFAWLARDCPTAVKPVAIREYKAVLRRKESWTFCFFYSLSFGGFVGLTSYLGMFFFDEYGVSKVRAGDFVTAVVFAGSFVRPFGGYLADRIGGMKLLVFLFAASAALLVAIGTLPPLAAMFGLMIALFLCFGAANGALFQVIPTVFPKEIGLLTGIVGAAGGLGGFLLPNALGIMKQWTNSYAYGFWMLALVLGAAVVLARRLHMRATAAVCLPQEATEQSG from the coding sequence ATGAAGATGAAGTCGTTTTGGCGGGCAGGACATGCTCCGACGCTGTTGTCGTCGTTTCTTTATTTCGATATCAGCTTTATGATCTGGAATTTGCTTGGCGCGCTTGGCGCGTTCGCCGCTGAACAATTTGCGCTCACGCCTGTAGAAAAAGGGTTGATGGTCGCCATTCCCGTGTTGGGCGGGGCGCTGCTGCGCATTCCGATGGGAATGCTCGCTGACCGTTGGGGGGGAAAGCGGGCTGGTCTGCTCGGCATGGTAATAACAGCTGTTCCACTTGTATGGGGGTGGCAGTTTGCGGATCGGATGACCGATGTGTATGCGCTCGGTTTTTTATTGGGGGTAGGTGGCGCCAGTTTTGCTGTCGCCTTGCCGCTGGCGAGCCGTTGGTACCCGAAAGAATATCAAGGATTGGTCATGGGGATCGCTGGGGCGGGCAACAGCGGGACGGTGCTGGCGACGTTGTTTGGCCCGCGGCTCGCCGAAGTGTACGGCTGGAATGCGGTGTTTGGCTGGGCGCTCGTGCCGCTTGCAACCGTCTTCTTCCTGTTCGCTTGGCTGGCGCGCGACTGCCCGACGGCAGTCAAACCGGTTGCTATAAGGGAGTATAAAGCGGTGCTTCGTAGGAAAGAATCATGGACGTTTTGCTTTTTTTACAGTTTGTCGTTTGGAGGATTTGTCGGGTTAACGAGCTATCTCGGCATGTTCTTCTTTGATGAATACGGCGTCAGCAAAGTCAGAGCCGGCGACTTTGTCACGGCGGTCGTCTTCGCCGGCAGTTTCGTCCGCCCGTTTGGCGGCTACTTGGCCGACCGAATCGGCGGGATGAAGCTCCTCGTCTTTTTGTTTGCCGCTAGTGCGGCTTTGCTTGTTGCTATCGGCACGCTCCCGCCGCTTGCTGCGATGTTCGGGCTGATGATTGCTCTGTTTCTTTGCTTTGGGGCTGCAAACGGCGCTTTGTTTCAAGTGATTCCGACCGTATTTCCGAAAGAGATCGGACTGTTGACCGGCATCGTTGGCGCGGCCGGCGGGCTGGGCGGGTTTTTGCTGCCGAACGCGCTCGGAATAATGAAACAGTGGACGAATTCGTATGCTTACGGGTTTTGGATGCTTGCCCTGGTGCTTGGTGCGGCGGTCGTGTTGGCCCGTCGTCTGCACATGCGGGCCACGGCAGCTGTCTGTCTCCCGCAAGAAGCGACCGAACAATCCGGATAA
- a CDS encoding Fur-regulated basic protein FbpA, which translates to MGKWMRSAVWRQKQFYIQQLMQAGLTDGRERLEQWTMAELRREYERFNPAYSMEGGDRYGQTSARAGKAHH; encoded by the coding sequence ATGGGAAAATGGATGCGAAGCGCAGTATGGCGGCAAAAACAATTTTACATTCAACAGCTCATGCAAGCCGGCTTGACGGACGGCCGCGAGCGACTCGAACAATGGACGATGGCTGAACTGCGCCGCGAATACGAACGATTCAATCCCGCCTACAGCATGGAAGGAGGAGACCGGTATGGACAAACAAGCGCTCGAGCTGGCAAAGCGCATCATTGA
- a CDS encoding MerR family transcriptional regulator, giving the protein MTVNPHEENYKQKKVISIGIVSELTGLSPRQIRYYEERKLVFPDRSKGIRKYSFADVEQLMRIADQREEGVSTYEIRQEMTKELRERMLKGQMNAHFRLRS; this is encoded by the coding sequence ATGACGGTGAATCCGCATGAAGAGAACTATAAACAGAAAAAAGTCATTTCGATCGGCATTGTCAGTGAACTGACCGGATTGTCGCCACGTCAAATCCGCTATTATGAGGAACGGAAACTCGTGTTTCCTGACCGCTCGAAAGGGATTCGCAAATATTCGTTTGCGGATGTGGAGCAGCTGATGAGAATCGCCGACCAGCGCGAGGAAGGGGTATCCACGTATGAAATTCGTCAAGAGATGACAAAAGAGTTGCGTGAGCGGATGCTGAAGGGGCAAATGAATGCCCATTTTCGGCTGCGTTCGTAA
- a CDS encoding PTS sugar transporter subunit IIB, whose product MKRILLACSAGMSTSLLVTKMQEYVKSIGEEAEIWAVGQDQAKKEMEKADVVLIGPQMSFLKGELQKEAQKYGIQVDVIDMVAYGMADGKKVYEQALKLMGEK is encoded by the coding sequence GTGAAACGAATTTTATTAGCGTGCAGCGCTGGAATGTCAACGAGCTTATTGGTGACGAAAATGCAGGAATACGTCAAATCGATTGGTGAAGAAGCGGAGATTTGGGCGGTCGGTCAAGACCAGGCAAAGAAGGAAATGGAAAAAGCTGATGTTGTGTTGATTGGCCCGCAGATGAGCTTTTTAAAAGGAGAGTTGCAAAAAGAGGCGCAAAAATACGGGATTCAAGTGGACGTCATTGATATGGTTGCCTATGGGATGGCGGATGGAAAAAAAGTGTACGAACAAGCACTGAAATTAATGGGGGAAAAATAA
- a CDS encoding PTS lactose/cellobiose transporter subunit IIA has protein sequence MEKVDIHQLTNEQIAFHIILHSGNARSKIVQAIREYRSGQIEEAERLIEEAEQELGIAHDVHFQLIQKEAGGKPTEITLLLMHAEDHVMSTLAMKEVVKEMLALLKERNI, from the coding sequence ATGGAAAAAGTGGACATACACCAACTTACGAATGAACAAATTGCTTTTCACATTATTTTGCATAGCGGCAATGCTCGTAGCAAAATTGTCCAAGCCATTCGTGAATATCGCTCCGGTCAAATTGAGGAAGCGGAACGATTGATCGAAGAAGCGGAACAAGAGTTAGGTATCGCACATGATGTCCATTTTCAACTTATCCAAAAAGAAGCGGGCGGAAAGCCAACGGAGATCACCTTGCTTCTTATGCACGCAGAGGACCATGTCATGTCAACGCTGGCGATGAAAGAGGTTGTGAAAGAGATGCTTGCTTTGTTAAAGGAACGGAATATATAA
- the celB gene encoding PTS cellobiose transporter subunit IIC, which yields MNGALFEKLSKVLVPIAGKLNNSRYLQVLRDAFMLAFPLTIFGSIAVVIANLPFLDKIMSESSLNMLKDMLGVAPNATMGVMTIFVVFGIGYYLSKSYEVEGIFGGAIALASFLLLTPFVVQIEGKEAVQGVIPLDRLGAKGMFLGMMTAFIAGEIYRKVVQKNITIKMPAGVPPAVAKSFAALIPAVVTLTFFLVVNIIVTQIFKTNMHDVIYNAVQAPLVGLGSGIIPTLIAIFVAQILWFFGLHGQIIINSVMDPIWNTLSLENLNAYTQTGEVPHIVSKQFIEIYTVGMGGTGMTLAVIFAILLFMKSKQMKQVAKLGLGPGIFNVNEPIIFGLPVVMNPLVIVPWILAPMIVTLVTYLAMSSGLVPPPNGVAVPWTVPIFINGIMATNSLAGGLLQLVNFLIVLVIWFPFLKFIDRMNLQKEKEEEQDSTKNVS from the coding sequence ATGAACGGAGCTTTATTTGAGAAATTGAGCAAAGTGCTCGTTCCGATCGCCGGAAAATTGAATAACAGTCGTTATTTGCAAGTGTTGCGTGATGCGTTTATGTTGGCGTTCCCGCTAACAATTTTCGGTTCCATCGCAGTTGTCATCGCCAACTTGCCATTTTTAGATAAGATCATGAGTGAAAGCAGCCTGAATATGTTAAAAGATATGCTCGGTGTTGCCCCGAATGCCACGATGGGTGTGATGACGATTTTCGTTGTGTTTGGCATTGGCTATTATTTATCGAAAAGTTATGAAGTTGAAGGAATTTTTGGCGGCGCGATTGCCTTGGCTTCATTTCTTTTGCTGACGCCGTTTGTGGTCCAAATAGAAGGAAAGGAAGCGGTGCAAGGTGTCATTCCGCTTGATCGTCTTGGTGCGAAAGGAATGTTCCTTGGCATGATGACCGCATTTATCGCTGGGGAAATTTACCGGAAAGTGGTACAGAAAAACATTACGATTAAAATGCCGGCCGGGGTTCCACCGGCGGTTGCGAAGTCATTTGCGGCATTAATTCCGGCGGTGGTCACCCTGACCTTTTTCCTTGTCGTCAACATTATTGTAACACAAATATTTAAAACAAACATGCACGATGTGATTTACAATGCTGTACAAGCCCCGCTTGTCGGATTAGGAAGCGGCATCATTCCAACATTGATCGCCATTTTTGTCGCCCAAATTTTATGGTTTTTTGGGCTGCATGGGCAAATCATCATTAACTCGGTGATGGATCCAATTTGGAACACACTGTCGCTTGAAAACTTAAATGCGTACACACAAACAGGAGAGGTTCCGCATATCGTCAGCAAACAGTTTATTGAAATTTATACGGTCGGGATGGGCGGAACGGGAATGACGCTTGCAGTCATTTTTGCGATATTGCTCTTTATGAAGAGCAAGCAAATGAAGCAGGTAGCTAAGCTTGGGCTCGGACCCGGAATTTTCAATGTCAATGAACCGATCATTTTCGGTCTGCCAGTAGTGATGAATCCACTCGTCATTGTCCCGTGGATTTTGGCGCCCATGATCGTTACGCTGGTCACTTATTTGGCGATGTCTTCCGGGCTTGTGCCGCCTCCAAATGGTGTAGCGGTGCCATGGACCGTACCGATTTTTATTAACGGTATTATGGCGACAAACTCGTTAGCTGGCGGGCTGTTGCAATTGGTCAATTTCTTGATTGTGCTTGTTATTTGGTTCCCGTTCTTAAAATTCATTGACCGGATGAACTTGCAAAAGGAGAAAGAAGAGGAGCAAGACTCTACAAAAAATGTATCATAA
- a CDS encoding glycoside hydrolase family 1 protein: MEQQLKQPITYRFPAGFWWGSATSATQIEGAANEGGKGKNIWDHWYEKEPHRFFNGVGPSTTSDFYHRYKEDIALMKEIGHNSFRFSISWSRLIPDGVGEVNPEAVRFYNTVIDELLTSGIEPFVNLYHFDMPLAMQNIGGWESREVVDAYARYASICFELFGDRVKKWFTHNEPIVPVEGGYLYDFHYPNIVDFRRAVQVAYHTVIAHAKAVAAFRKAAIPGGQIGIILNLTPSYPRSQHPADVKAAHIADLLFNRSFLDPAVKGEYPQDLIELLDEHDFLPVTEAGDRELIKENTIDLLGINYYQPRRVKAKEHLPNPDAPFLPERFFDYYAMPGRKMNPYRGWEIYEKGIYDILINIKENYGNIECFISENGMGVEGEDRFRNENGMIHDDYRIAFIREHLKWVHRAMEEGVNVKGYHLWTFMDNWSWTNAYKNRYGLVAVDLDNGLKRTIKKSGYWFKTVAENNGF; encoded by the coding sequence ATGGAGCAGCAATTGAAGCAGCCAATCACATACCGCTTCCCTGCCGGTTTTTGGTGGGGAAGTGCGACGTCTGCAACACAAATTGAAGGGGCAGCCAACGAGGGGGGGAAAGGGAAAAATATTTGGGACCATTGGTATGAGAAGGAGCCACATCGCTTTTTTAACGGTGTCGGTCCGTCAACCACATCAGATTTTTATCACCGCTACAAAGAGGATATTGCTTTGATGAAGGAGATCGGGCATAATTCATTCCGGTTTTCGATTTCGTGGTCACGCTTGATTCCGGATGGAGTTGGTGAAGTCAATCCAGAAGCTGTTCGGTTTTACAATACGGTTATTGATGAACTGTTGACGAGTGGTATCGAGCCGTTTGTGAATTTGTACCATTTTGATATGCCGTTAGCAATGCAAAATATCGGAGGCTGGGAAAGCCGCGAAGTCGTGGATGCATACGCCCGCTATGCAAGCATTTGCTTTGAATTGTTCGGGGATCGGGTAAAAAAGTGGTTTACCCACAATGAGCCGATCGTTCCGGTGGAAGGCGGGTATTTATATGATTTTCATTACCCGAACATCGTAGACTTTCGTCGCGCTGTACAAGTGGCTTACCATACGGTGATTGCTCATGCCAAAGCCGTTGCCGCCTTCCGCAAGGCGGCTATCCCCGGGGGACAGATTGGCATCATTTTGAATTTGACGCCGTCTTACCCGCGCAGCCAGCACCCCGCTGATGTGAAAGCGGCGCATATTGCCGATTTGTTGTTTAACCGGAGCTTCCTAGATCCTGCGGTGAAAGGAGAATACCCGCAAGATTTGATTGAACTGTTGGATGAACACGACTTTTTGCCTGTAACGGAAGCCGGTGATCGTGAGTTGATCAAAGAAAACACGATTGATTTGCTCGGCATCAACTACTATCAACCGCGCCGTGTCAAGGCAAAAGAGCATCTCCCCAATCCGGATGCCCCGTTTTTGCCGGAGCGATTTTTCGATTATTATGCTATGCCTGGACGGAAAATGAATCCGTATCGCGGTTGGGAAATTTACGAAAAAGGCATTTATGATATTTTAATCAATATCAAAGAAAACTATGGAAACATTGAGTGCTTTATTTCTGAAAACGGGATGGGCGTCGAAGGGGAAGATCGGTTTCGTAATGAAAACGGCATGATTCATGATGATTACCGAATTGCTTTCATCCGCGAACATTTAAAATGGGTGCATCGCGCGATGGAAGAAGGGGTCAATGTGAAAGGCTATCACCTTTGGACGTTTATGGACAACTGGTCGTGGACCAACGCTTATAAAAACCGGTACGGGCTCGTTGCGGTTGATTTGGACAACGGCTTGAAGCGGACGATCAAAAAAAGCGGCTATTGGTTTAAAACAGTTGCAGAAAATAACGGATTTTGA
- a CDS encoding GntR family transcriptional regulator translates to MPKYEKISNEIRRRIKEGLYSPDEPIPDEISLAEEFGCSRMTVKRALDVLVSEGLLYRKRGHGTFIVKSAMLNGLVNVVSNETLGLTNLLEGRKVTSRVITFEVLFPSDEVASHLCVHANTPVYHLIRLRNVDGEPYVIERTYMPVHLIPGLNETVLHGSIYHYITHELGLTIAGSHRKIRADKPNEFDRQYLQCAPDDPVLELEQIGFLNNGEPFEYSFSRHRYDKFVFVTVSTRR, encoded by the coding sequence ATGCCAAAGTATGAGAAAATTTCAAACGAAATACGTAGACGAATTAAAGAGGGGCTCTATTCCCCAGATGAGCCGATCCCTGATGAAATCTCGCTCGCTGAGGAGTTTGGCTGCAGCCGGATGACGGTAAAACGGGCGCTTGATGTGCTCGTGTCCGAGGGGCTGTTGTATCGAAAGCGCGGCCATGGCACATTTATTGTGAAATCCGCGATGCTTAACGGATTAGTGAACGTTGTCAGCAACGAAACGCTCGGCTTGACAAATTTATTGGAAGGACGAAAGGTGACAAGCCGTGTGATCACCTTTGAAGTGCTGTTTCCATCTGATGAGGTGGCTTCTCATTTATGCGTCCATGCGAACACACCGGTGTATCACTTAATCCGGTTACGGAATGTGGATGGAGAGCCGTACGTCATTGAGCGGACATATATGCCTGTTCATTTAATTCCAGGGCTGAATGAAACGGTGCTCCACGGTTCCATTTATCATTATATTACCCATGAGCTCGGGTTAACCATTGCCGGATCGCACCGAAAGATTCGCGCCGATAAACCGAACGAGTTTGATCGGCAATACTTGCAATGTGCGCCCGATGATCCTGTGTTGGAGTTGGAACAGATTGGCTTTTTAAACAATGGGGAGCCGTTTGAGTATTCATTTTCCCGCCATCGGTATGATAAATTCGTATTTGTCACCGTCAGCACCCGTCGCTAA
- a CDS encoding MGDG synthase family glycosyltransferase produces MTTVLFLPLLQLPSGHHRAAEALAEGLRSIDRAVKCEKIELLSSRLGAKEQWISRFYLRCIHHAPKAYSAAYRRSVLRPVSKPPSFPPYEWLFGGHLKQLIRRLKPALIICTHAFPSHLLDLLKQRGEIDIPVVNVYTDYFVHNLWGKTAIDGHFVGHPAMKEALAGKGVATEKIAVTGIPVHPAFTARPPAPRAVRSRYIGLISGGSLGLGDWEQLFRKIAPNDPVDYYVLCGTNEQLYERLRKNNHPRLLPLRYISSPAAMSALYDEVDFVLTKPGGVTLSECLRKRKPAFIYAMLPGQEEINFRLLCDDGLVFDFRHWRRLPSLSEAIVSTLNSPALARCLAKIDDYHRTLSPADPALVIYERFLAAVPSRQKL; encoded by the coding sequence ATGACAACGGTGCTTTTTCTTCCGCTCCTTCAGCTTCCGTCCGGCCACCATCGGGCTGCTGAGGCGCTGGCCGAAGGGTTGCGGTCGATTGACCGCGCTGTGAAGTGTGAAAAAATCGAACTGCTTTCCTCGCGGCTCGGCGCCAAAGAGCAGTGGATTTCGCGCTTTTATTTGCGCTGCATCCACCATGCGCCGAAGGCATACAGCGCCGCCTACCGCCGCTCTGTTTTGCGCCCTGTCTCCAAACCGCCGTCATTCCCGCCTTATGAGTGGCTGTTTGGCGGCCATCTGAAACAGCTGATCCGTCGCCTAAAGCCGGCGCTTATTATCTGTACGCATGCGTTTCCATCGCATTTGCTCGATCTTCTTAAACAGCGTGGGGAAATCGACATTCCTGTCGTCAACGTGTATACCGATTATTTTGTCCATAACTTATGGGGAAAAACAGCCATTGATGGCCATTTTGTCGGCCATCCGGCCATGAAGGAAGCATTAGCCGGAAAAGGAGTCGCCACCGAGAAGATCGCCGTCACCGGCATTCCCGTTCACCCGGCGTTTACCGCCCGGCCGCCGGCGCCGCGGGCTGTGCGCAGCCGCTACATCGGGCTCATTAGCGGCGGCAGCCTAGGCCTTGGCGATTGGGAGCAGCTCTTCCGTAAAATCGCACCGAATGACCCGGTTGACTATTATGTGTTATGCGGCACAAACGAACAGCTGTACGAACGGTTGAGAAAGAACAACCATCCGCGTCTTCTCCCGCTCCGTTATATTTCGTCGCCTGCAGCCATGAGCGCCCTGTATGATGAAGTTGATTTTGTGCTTACGAAGCCGGGCGGCGTCACTCTAAGCGAATGTCTCCGCAAGCGAAAACCGGCGTTCATTTATGCCATGTTGCCGGGGCAAGAGGAAATCAACTTCCGTCTCTTGTGCGATGACGGGCTCGTTTTTGATTTCCGCCATTGGCGCCGGCTTCCGTCACTGTCAGAGGCGATCGTCTCGACCTTAAACTCGCCGGCACTGGCCCGCTGCCTCGCCAAGATCGACGACTATCACCGCACCCTCTCCCCAGCCGACCCGGCGCTTGTTATTTACGAGCGATTTTTAGCGGCCGTGCCGTCTCGGCAAAAGTTGTAA
- a CDS encoding YkoP family protein has protein sequence MKEKAVQCLLAMWGAIDPIYYACSRLEYAGEERDGRRSIFRVRPLQYKGETIRLSDGTTIAANDWLLKIHLHNVRLVRDLFRYDSDIKKGRYLLEQVKAGLPYVAYHLYHHQHSERMKGIIGITMLNKGCERLGFETVDISNPLYRWFKTAALVPMMAVARPGLSPFSRPPKYLLMSKEKLFSLYGYHLIH, from the coding sequence ATGAAGGAAAAAGCGGTCCAATGTTTGTTGGCGATGTGGGGAGCCATCGATCCGATTTATTACGCCTGTTCCCGGCTCGAATACGCCGGCGAGGAGCGGGATGGGCGCCGCTCCATTTTTCGCGTCCGCCCGCTCCAGTACAAAGGGGAGACGATCCGCCTGTCGGACGGAACGACGATTGCGGCGAACGATTGGCTGTTGAAAATCCATCTTCACAACGTCCGGCTCGTGCGCGACCTGTTTCGTTATGACAGCGACATTAAAAAAGGGCGCTATCTTCTCGAGCAAGTCAAAGCCGGCTTGCCGTATGTCGCCTACCATCTTTATCACCATCAACATTCTGAACGGATGAAAGGGATTATCGGCATTACGATGTTAAACAAAGGATGCGAACGGCTTGGATTTGAAACGGTAGATATTTCTAATCCGTTGTACCGTTGGTTCAAAACAGCGGCGCTTGTGCCGATGATGGCGGTGGCCCGGCCAGGCCTGTCGCCGTTTAGCCGGCCGCCGAAGTATTTGTTGATGTCGAAAGAAAAGCTGTTTTCCTTATACGGTTACCATCTCATCCACTAA
- a CDS encoding metallophosphoesterase, protein MTFFFIILSFFLLFAFGLRKAHRNTYEAVLHKVQVGSPKDGNNAIRILQLSDLHLEKLSISPDDLYEKLKGEPVDLIALTGDFLDREASIAKLGPYLTALKKLQPVYGMYAVFGNHDYVLQGEPLERLKATLEEHGCIVLQNETKTITVHGQTVNIIGIDDFYTGRSDIKKAYAGVKNGINLVLTHDPDIVPHMRDYHFDYLLSGHFHGGQIHWPKPYHLAKMSKTLTERNMIKGYHEWDGKPFYINEGLGQTGVNIRIGSKPEVTLHLLSLPSVSQSETVKAV, encoded by the coding sequence ATGACGTTCTTTTTCATCATTCTATCATTCTTTTTGTTGTTCGCTTTTGGTCTTCGAAAAGCACACCGCAACACGTATGAAGCGGTTTTGCATAAAGTTCAGGTCGGCAGCCCGAAGGACGGAAACAACGCTATTCGCATTTTACAGCTGTCTGACCTTCATTTAGAAAAGCTGTCTATTTCCCCGGATGATTTATACGAAAAGCTGAAAGGGGAACCGGTTGACTTGATTGCTTTGACCGGTGATTTCCTAGACCGCGAAGCGAGCATCGCCAAACTCGGGCCGTATTTGACGGCGTTGAAGAAGTTGCAGCCAGTTTATGGCATGTATGCGGTGTTCGGCAACCATGACTACGTGCTTCAAGGCGAGCCGCTTGAACGCTTGAAGGCGACGCTTGAGGAGCACGGCTGCATCGTGCTGCAAAACGAAACGAAGACGATTACGGTTCACGGCCAAACGGTCAATATTATCGGCATTGACGATTTTTACACGGGGCGCAGCGACATCAAAAAGGCGTACGCCGGCGTGAAGAACGGCATCAACTTAGTGTTGACGCATGACCCGGACATCGTGCCGCATATGAGAGACTATCATTTTGATTATTTGTTGTCCGGCCACTTTCATGGCGGGCAAATTCACTGGCCAAAGCCGTATCATTTGGCGAAAATGAGCAAAACGCTCACTGAGCGGAACATGATTAAAGGCTATCATGAATGGGACGGCAAGCCGTTTTATATTAACGAAGGGCTCGGGCAAACTGGAGTGAACATCCGGATCGGCTCGAAGCCGGAAGTGACGCTCCACTTGTTGTCGTTGCCGTCCGTTTCACAAAGCGAAACGGTCAAAGCTGTCTAA